A genomic window from Deltaproteobacteria bacterium includes:
- a CDS encoding flavin monoamine oxidase family protein, producing MERRGITRRGLIGGAAAGAAVAALPRSARAAVRYADVIVVGAGLAGLTAARTVVNAGRSVIVLEARDRVGGRVLNHALANGAYTELGGMFIGPTQDHIQALAAAVGVGTFPTYNTGNNVFYGPRGREEYPNDTPFGTAPVDPVVDPDIVLAVAQLDQMSTSVPVDRPWDSSSAEEWDRQTLDTWLRANTSGSDEFMALSSAATEAIFGCEPRELSLLYTLFYIAASGNEQNPGTFERNFDTAGGAQESRFVGGAQTVALRVAAQLGQRVVLSAPVRRITQSSSGVTVVSDRSTVTGQRVIVAIPPTLAGRIAYDPPLPPLRDQLMQHMPQGTLMKFEAIYTTPFWRAKGLSGQTVSEIGPIKVTFDTSPADGSVGIMMGFIGGHEARVWENRSDDERRAAALRNLANYFGDEALSPGGIVEFNWSAEPWNRGCPVAILGPGTLIDFGAVLRTPAGRIHWAGTETSTFWNGYMDGAVRSGERAAQEALAAL from the coding sequence ATGGAACGCAGAGGAATCACGCGTCGCGGCCTGATCGGCGGTGCGGCGGCCGGCGCGGCCGTCGCCGCACTCCCACGGTCTGCCCGCGCGGCCGTGCGTTATGCCGACGTCATCGTCGTCGGCGCGGGGCTCGCCGGGCTCACGGCGGCGCGCACGGTCGTCAACGCCGGCCGCTCGGTGATCGTGCTCGAAGCCCGCGACCGGGTCGGAGGTCGCGTCCTCAACCACGCGCTCGCCAACGGCGCCTACACCGAGCTCGGCGGCATGTTCATCGGGCCGACGCAGGACCACATCCAGGCGCTCGCCGCGGCGGTCGGCGTCGGGACCTTCCCGACCTACAACACCGGCAACAACGTCTTCTACGGGCCCAGGGGGCGCGAGGAGTATCCGAACGACACCCCCTTCGGCACGGCGCCGGTCGACCCCGTCGTGGATCCCGACATCGTGCTGGCCGTCGCCCAGCTCGACCAGATGTCGACGAGCGTGCCCGTCGACCGGCCCTGGGACTCCTCGAGCGCCGAGGAGTGGGACCGCCAGACGCTCGACACCTGGCTGCGCGCGAACACGAGCGGCAGCGACGAGTTCATGGCGCTCTCGTCGGCGGCCACCGAGGCGATCTTCGGCTGCGAGCCGCGCGAGCTCTCGCTCCTCTACACGCTCTTCTACATCGCCGCCTCGGGAAACGAGCAGAACCCGGGAACCTTCGAGCGCAACTTCGACACCGCCGGCGGCGCCCAGGAGAGCCGCTTCGTCGGGGGCGCGCAGACGGTCGCGCTGCGGGTCGCCGCCCAGCTCGGACAGCGCGTCGTGCTGAGCGCGCCCGTGCGCCGCATCACGCAGTCGTCCTCCGGCGTGACCGTCGTCTCCGACCGCTCCACTGTGACCGGGCAGCGCGTGATCGTCGCCATCCCGCCCACCCTCGCGGGAAGGATCGCCTACGACCCGCCGCTGCCCCCGCTGCGCGACCAGCTCATGCAGCACATGCCGCAGGGGACGCTGATGAAGTTCGAGGCGATCTACACGACGCCCTTCTGGCGCGCCAAGGGCCTCTCCGGCCAGACCGTCAGCGAGATCGGTCCGATCAAGGTCACCTTCGACACGTCGCCGGCCGATGGCAGCGTCGGGATCATGATGGGCTTCATCGGCGGTCACGAGGCGCGCGTGTGGGAGAACCGGTCCGACGACGAACGCCGCGCCGCCGCGCTGCGGAACCTCGCCAACTACTTCGGCGACGAAGCCCTCAGCCCGGGCGGGATCGTGGAGTTCAACTGGTCCGCCGAACCCTGGAACCGCGGCTGCCCGGTCGCCATCCTCGGGCCGGGAACGCTGATCGACTTCGGAGCCGTGCTGCGTACGCCGGCCGGGCGCATCCACTGGGCCGGCACCGAGACCTCGACCTTCTGGAACGGGTACATGGACGGCGCGGTGCGCTCGGGTGAGCGGGCGGCGCAGGAGGCGCTGGCAGCGCTCTGA
- the mutM gene encoding bifunctional DNA-formamidopyrimidine glycosylase/DNA-(apurinic or apyrimidinic site) lyase encodes MPELPEVETVVRCLAPELTGRCVASVSVRDVRLRGGVAPDFAARLAGRRIEGLARRGKYLLAALDDGRLWLVHLGMTGRLTLAAPGRADERHDHVVVGLDDGRVLTFNDARRFGRVAVIERAALSAETGDGIDPLDRGFTADALIALTRGRRTPIKALLMDQRRVAGLGNIYVNELLFRAGIRPGRRASRLGREECARVVRATRAVLAEAIRRGGSSISDYRDGLGRPGWFQLRHRVYDRAGEPCPRCAGPIRRRLIVGRTSFYCPRCQL; translated from the coding sequence GTGCCCGAGCTGCCCGAGGTCGAGACCGTCGTCCGCTGCCTCGCCCCCGAGCTGACCGGACGCTGCGTGGCGAGCGTCTCCGTGCGCGACGTCCGCCTGCGCGGCGGCGTGGCGCCCGACTTCGCCGCGCGCCTGGCCGGCCGCCGCATCGAGGGCCTTGCCCGGCGCGGCAAGTACCTCCTGGCCGCGCTCGACGACGGCCGGCTCTGGCTCGTGCACCTCGGCATGACGGGGCGGCTCACGCTGGCCGCGCCCGGGCGCGCCGACGAGCGGCACGATCACGTCGTCGTCGGGCTCGACGACGGGCGCGTGCTCACCTTCAACGACGCGCGGCGCTTCGGGCGCGTGGCGGTGATCGAGCGGGCGGCGCTGTCGGCCGAGACGGGCGACGGGATCGACCCGCTCGATCGGGGCTTCACCGCCGACGCGCTCATCGCGCTGACGCGCGGCCGGCGCACCCCGATCAAGGCGCTCCTCATGGATCAACGTCGGGTGGCCGGCCTCGGCAACATCTACGTGAACGAGCTCCTCTTCCGCGCCGGCATCCGCCCGGGCCGGCGGGCGTCACGCCTGGGGCGCGAGGAGTGCGCGCGCGTGGTGCGGGCGACGCGCGCCGTGCTCGCCGAGGCGATCCGGCGCGGCGGCTCGTCGATCTCCGACTACCGCGACGGCCTCGGCCGCCCGGGCTGGTTCCAGCTCCGCCACCGCGTCTACGACCGCGCCGGCGAGCCGTGCCCGCGGTGCGCCGGCCCGATCCGCAGGCGGCTGATCGTCGGGCGAACGAGCTTCTACTGCCCGCGCTGCCAGCTGTAG
- the rsmA gene encoding 16S rRNA (adenine(1518)-N(6)/adenine(1519)-N(6))-dimethyltransferase RsmA, with amino-acid sequence MGARREAREALAAAGLRPRKRWGQHFLCDPGVARRIVDTAELGPRSVVLEIGPGLGALTDELVARAGRLYLIEIDPGLATRLAAQHANDPRVRVVEGDVLALPLAEIVREPAVTVVANLPYNIATPVLFRLLDLRARFPRAVVTLQREMAARLAARAGSAAWGVTSVLVQAFAEVRVAFGVSRRSFLPRPDVDSAVLDIRWSAGPRADLHDVDLFREVVRAAFGQRRKMLRNALAGLAARRGVLPEAALARAAVAPTARAETLDLAAFGRLARALA; translated from the coding sequence ATGGGAGCGCGCCGCGAGGCGCGCGAGGCGCTGGCCGCCGCCGGGCTCCGCCCGCGCAAGCGCTGGGGCCAGCACTTCCTGTGCGACCCCGGGGTCGCGCGGCGGATCGTCGACACCGCGGAGCTCGGGCCCCGCTCGGTCGTGCTCGAGATCGGCCCCGGGCTGGGCGCGCTCACGGACGAGCTCGTGGCGCGCGCCGGGCGCCTCTACCTGATCGAGATCGACCCCGGCCTCGCGACCCGCCTGGCGGCGCAGCACGCGAACGACCCGCGCGTGCGTGTCGTCGAGGGCGACGTCCTCGCGCTGCCGCTCGCGGAGATCGTGCGCGAGCCGGCGGTCACGGTGGTGGCGAACCTGCCCTACAACATCGCGACGCCCGTCCTCTTCCGCCTGCTCGATCTGCGGGCCCGCTTCCCGCGCGCCGTGGTCACGCTGCAGCGGGAGATGGCGGCGCGGCTCGCCGCGCGCGCCGGGAGCGCCGCCTGGGGCGTCACCTCGGTCCTGGTGCAGGCCTTCGCCGAGGTGCGCGTGGCCTTCGGCGTGTCGCGCCGGAGCTTTCTCCCGCGCCCGGACGTGGACTCGGCGGTCCTCGACATCCGCTGGAGCGCCGGGCCGCGCGCGGACCTCCACGACGTCGACCTCTTCCGGGAGGTCGTGCGCGCCGCCTTCGGGCAGCGGCGGAAGATGCTGCGCAACGCGCTGGCCGGGCTGGCCGCGCGGCGGGGTGTCTTGCCCGAGGCGGCCCTGGCGCGTGCCGCCGTCGCCCCCACCGCGCGCGCCGAGACGCTCGATCTGGCGGCCTTCGGGCGCCTCGCGCGCGCCCTCGCGTAG
- the tsaD gene encoding tRNA (adenosine(37)-N6)-threonylcarbamoyltransferase complex transferase subunit TsaD: MVVLGIESSCDDSAAAVLRDGELAASVVSSQDAVHGPYGGVVPELASRHHIRNLVPVIDAALARAGVDLSEIAGVAVTCGPGLVGSLLVGLTLAKGIAQRRRLPLVGVNHLEGHLLAVNLERPTGDPLPFPFLGLIVSGGHTGLHLARGAGDYACLGRTRDDAVGEAFDKAAKLLGLGYPGGPVIDRLARDGDPKAIRFPRATLKRGRFDFSFSGFKTALREYLGRHPAAPEALPDVAASLQEALVDMLVDGTTEALAATGAERLVVAGGVAANRRLRSRMSEAVAAMGVEVFFPRPALCTDNAAMIALAGAPRLAAGAHDGLDLNAEADLALGSRWSASA; this comes from the coding sequence GTGGTCGTCCTCGGGATCGAGAGCTCGTGCGATGACTCGGCGGCGGCGGTGCTGCGTGACGGCGAGCTCGCCGCCTCGGTCGTGTCCTCGCAGGACGCCGTGCACGGGCCCTACGGCGGCGTCGTGCCCGAGCTCGCCTCGCGCCACCACATCCGCAACCTCGTGCCGGTGATCGACGCCGCGCTCGCGCGCGCCGGGGTGGACCTCTCCGAGATCGCGGGCGTCGCGGTCACCTGCGGCCCCGGGCTGGTCGGCTCGCTGCTCGTGGGCCTCACGCTCGCCAAGGGGATCGCGCAGCGCCGGCGGCTGCCGCTCGTAGGCGTGAACCACCTGGAGGGCCACCTCCTCGCGGTGAACCTCGAGCGCCCGACCGGCGATCCGCTCCCCTTCCCGTTCCTGGGGCTCATCGTGTCGGGCGGCCATACCGGCCTCCATCTCGCCCGCGGCGCGGGCGACTACGCCTGCCTCGGGCGGACGCGCGACGACGCGGTGGGGGAGGCGTTCGACAAGGCGGCGAAGCTGCTCGGCCTCGGCTACCCGGGCGGGCCGGTGATCGACCGCCTCGCGCGCGACGGCGACCCGAAGGCGATTCGCTTCCCGCGCGCCACGCTCAAGCGCGGGCGCTTCGACTTCAGCTTCAGCGGGTTCAAGACCGCCCTGCGCGAATACCTGGGCCGGCATCCCGCGGCGCCCGAGGCGCTGCCCGACGTGGCCGCCAGCCTGCAGGAGGCGCTGGTCGACATGCTGGTCGACGGCACGACCGAGGCGCTCGCCGCAACCGGCGCCGAGCGCCTCGTGGTCGCGGGCGGCGTGGCGGCGAACCGCCGGCTGCGGAGCCGCATGAGCGAGGCGGTGGCCGCCATGGGCGTCGAGGTCTTCTTCCCGCGGCCCGCGCTCTGCACCGACAACGCGGCCATGATCGCGCTCGCCGGCGCGCCGCGGCTCGCGGCCGGCGCCCACGACGGGCTCGACCTGAACGCCGAGGCCGACCTCGCCCTCGGCAGCCGCTGGAGCGCGTCGGCGTGA
- a CDS encoding DegQ family serine endoprotease, with amino-acid sequence MVAVALICFAVGVVLSARLDLSPRSEAISIFGGAEKPSGGGGATSSPSVNLPDFAGLTEHVAPSVVNISSTQEVKGGPLGQGAPGGEDDPFHEFFGPFERFFGPPRRMPFKAKSLGSGFVIDPTGYILTNNHVVENADEIVVKLPTGKEFKAKVVGRDSKTDIALIEIHGATDLVPVVLGDSDELKVGQWVVAIGNPFGLENTVTAGIVSAMGRHINQGPYDNFIQTDAAINPGNSGGPLLNTRGEVVGINTAIFSRGGGNIGIGFAIPISLAKEIVPQLKAKGHVTRGWLGVMIQKVTPDIAESLGLPEPKGALVADVVKDGPAEAAGVKQGDVIVEFDGKPVTDSAELPLLVARTPVGKSVKVKVMRGKGTESFTIKVQELKEEETAERGPGTTEDLGLAVQTLTPDLAENLGVDRSLKGVVVTQVDPGGPGAEAGLRRGDVILEVNRQPVKDADGYRKALKAGGKGKSVLFLVRRGDNTIFLAVKPSS; translated from the coding sequence ATGGTGGCGGTGGCGCTGATCTGCTTCGCCGTCGGCGTGGTTCTGAGTGCACGCCTCGATCTGTCCCCGCGGAGCGAGGCGATCAGCATCTTCGGTGGAGCCGAGAAGCCGAGCGGTGGGGGTGGGGCCACGTCCTCCCCGTCCGTCAACCTGCCGGATTTCGCCGGGCTGACCGAACACGTGGCGCCGTCGGTGGTGAACATCTCGAGCACCCAGGAGGTGAAGGGCGGGCCCCTCGGGCAGGGCGCCCCCGGCGGCGAGGACGACCCCTTCCACGAATTCTTCGGCCCCTTCGAGCGCTTCTTCGGCCCGCCGCGGCGGATGCCCTTCAAGGCGAAGAGCCTCGGCTCCGGCTTTGTCATCGACCCGACCGGCTACATCCTCACCAACAACCACGTGGTCGAGAATGCCGACGAGATCGTCGTCAAGCTGCCGACCGGCAAGGAGTTCAAGGCCAAGGTCGTGGGGCGCGACTCGAAGACCGACATCGCGCTCATCGAGATCCACGGCGCCACGGATCTCGTGCCCGTTGTGCTCGGCGACTCCGACGAGCTCAAGGTGGGCCAGTGGGTGGTCGCGATCGGCAACCCCTTCGGCCTCGAGAACACCGTGACCGCGGGGATCGTGAGCGCCATGGGCCGCCACATCAACCAGGGGCCGTACGACAACTTCATCCAGACCGACGCCGCCATCAACCCGGGAAACTCGGGCGGGCCACTGCTCAACACCCGTGGCGAGGTGGTCGGCATCAACACCGCCATCTTCAGCCGGGGCGGGGGCAACATCGGCATCGGTTTCGCCATCCCGATCAGCCTCGCCAAGGAGATCGTGCCGCAGCTGAAGGCGAAGGGGCACGTCACGCGCGGCTGGCTCGGCGTGATGATCCAGAAGGTGACGCCCGACATCGCCGAGTCGCTCGGCCTCCCCGAGCCCAAGGGCGCCCTGGTCGCCGACGTGGTGAAGGACGGCCCCGCCGAGGCCGCCGGCGTCAAGCAGGGCGACGTGATCGTCGAGTTCGACGGTAAGCCCGTGACCGACTCGGCGGAGCTGCCGCTGCTGGTGGCGCGCACGCCGGTCGGCAAGAGCGTCAAGGTGAAGGTGATGCGCGGCAAGGGGACGGAGAGCTTCACCATCAAGGTCCAGGAGCTCAAGGAGGAGGAGACCGCCGAGCGCGGCCCCGGCACGACCGAGGACCTGGGCCTGGCCGTGCAGACGCTCACCCCCGACCTGGCCGAGAACCTGGGCGTCGACCGGAGCTTGAAGGGCGTGGTCGTCACCCAGGTCGATCCCGGGGGGCCGGGGGCGGAGGCGGGTCTCCGGCGCGGGGACGTGATCCTCGAGGTCAACCGCCAGCCCGTGAAGGACGCGGACGGCTACCGAAAGGCGCTCAAGGCCGGCGGCAAGGGCAAGAGCGTCCTCTTCCTCGTGCGGCGCGGCGACAACACGATCTTCCTTGCGGTGAAGCCGTCCTCCTAG
- a CDS encoding DUF1844 domain-containing protein: MAEDKEERRGFQVRDRRRFSDSGEARSDAAEETPAPPLPEPPPAERAAPAAERADEPVTFSTFVLGLSTQALLHLGEIPNPMTHALERDLGAAKQVIDILGILRQKTRSNLEPGEESLLDSVLYDLRMRYVELVRGGIKEGR, from the coding sequence ATGGCCGAGGACAAGGAGGAGCGACGCGGGTTCCAGGTGAGGGACCGCCGCCGGTTCTCCGACAGCGGAGAGGCGCGCTCCGACGCCGCCGAGGAGACGCCCGCGCCCCCGCTGCCCGAGCCGCCGCCCGCCGAACGCGCCGCGCCCGCCGCCGAGCGCGCCGATGAACCGGTCACGTTCTCGACCTTCGTGCTCGGGCTCAGCACGCAGGCCCTCCTCCACCTGGGTGAGATCCCGAACCCGATGACGCACGCTCTCGAGCGCGACCTGGGCGCGGCCAAGCAGGTGATCGACATCCTCGGCATTCTGCGGCAGAAGACACGAAGCAACCTCGAGCCGGGTGAAGAATCGCTCCTCGACTCGGTGCTCTACGATCTGCGCATGCGGTACGTGGAGCTGGTGCGAGGTGGCATCAAGGAGGGGAGATGA
- a CDS encoding protease HtpX, with the protein MSNTLKTTLLLGLLTGLLMWIGQLLGGTQGLAVFFVFAVVMNFGSYWFSDRIVLAAYGARELPEQDAPDLFRIVRELAVGAHMPMPRVYLIPSESPNAFATGRSPEHAAVAVTEGILRLLTLDELRGVLAHELSHVRNRDTLTSAIAATLAGAVMMVARMAQWAMLFGGWRRDDREEGSSGLEALVMIIVAPLAAMLIQLAISRAREYQADASGAQLSHAPHSLAAALEKIGAVSGRVPLPAGPATAHLWIVNPLRGNWLAGLFSTHPPIEERIRRLRAMAY; encoded by the coding sequence ATGTCGAACACCCTGAAGACGACGCTTTTGCTCGGCCTGCTGACCGGGCTCCTGATGTGGATCGGCCAGCTCCTCGGCGGCACGCAGGGCCTCGCCGTATTCTTCGTGTTCGCGGTCGTGATGAACTTCGGCAGCTACTGGTTCTCCGACCGGATCGTCCTCGCGGCCTACGGGGCCCGTGAGCTGCCCGAGCAAGATGCCCCCGACCTCTTCCGCATCGTGCGCGAGCTGGCCGTGGGCGCGCACATGCCGATGCCGCGAGTGTACCTCATCCCGAGCGAGTCGCCGAACGCCTTCGCGACCGGCCGCAGCCCCGAGCACGCCGCCGTCGCGGTGACCGAAGGCATCCTGCGCCTCCTCACCCTGGACGAGCTGCGCGGGGTGCTCGCGCACGAGCTCTCGCACGTGCGGAACCGCGATACGCTGACCAGCGCCATCGCCGCCACGCTGGCGGGCGCGGTGATGATGGTGGCAAGGATGGCGCAGTGGGCGATGCTGTTCGGGGGCTGGCGGCGTGACGACCGGGAGGAGGGTAGCAGCGGGCTCGAAGCTCTCGTGATGATCATCGTGGCGCCGCTCGCGGCGATGCTGATCCAGCTCGCCATCTCGCGCGCGCGCGAATATCAGGCCGACGCGAGCGGCGCCCAGCTCTCCCACGCACCGCATTCGCTCGCGGCGGCACTCGAGAAGATCGGGGCCGTCTCGGGCCGCGTCCCGCTCCCCGCGGGGCCCGCGACGGCGCACCTCTGGATTGTGAACCCGCTGCGCGGCAACTGGCTCGCCGGCTTGTTCAGCACCCATCCCCCCATCGAGGAGCGCATCCGGAGGCTGCGCGCGATGGCATACTGA
- a CDS encoding glycosyltransferase family 9 protein, with protein MRGESIERVVIVFPGALGDLLLALPALRALRARHAGAGVTAVVGEPLRALVELAGVAHVTAALESADTALLFGGERLPSWLDGRPFVYSWLGGGDDEMRARVAAAASGARFFGVERGRSAMHAAVAYARAVGAPADADALAAATRLVPAPSVAADALCAQLAAPILALHPGAGGRAKRWDIAGFVQVAHWWRSRGGSVATIAGPAEAGEPPALGAPEVRDWPLVDLAAVLARAALYLGNDSGVSHLAGAVGASGVVLFGPTDPRRWRPLGRRLVALGARGGGPDGIPLAALPAARVIAACARRFALTRGDPDTNVRTYDLTGRS; from the coding sequence GTGCGCGGGGAGTCAATTGAACGCGTCGTCATCGTCTTCCCGGGAGCGCTCGGCGACCTGCTGCTCGCGCTGCCGGCGCTGCGCGCGCTGCGGGCGCGCCACGCCGGCGCGGGCGTCACCGCGGTGGTTGGTGAACCCCTGCGCGCGCTGGTCGAGCTCGCGGGCGTCGCCCACGTGACCGCCGCGCTCGAGAGCGCCGACACGGCGCTCCTCTTCGGCGGCGAGCGGCTGCCGTCCTGGCTCGACGGCCGTCCGTTCGTCTACAGCTGGCTCGGCGGCGGGGACGACGAGATGCGCGCGCGCGTCGCGGCGGCGGCGAGCGGCGCCCGCTTCTTCGGCGTCGAGCGCGGACGGTCAGCGATGCACGCGGCCGTCGCCTACGCGCGCGCCGTGGGTGCGCCGGCGGACGCCGACGCGCTCGCGGCGGCCACGCGGCTCGTTCCCGCGCCCTCGGTCGCGGCCGACGCGCTCTGCGCGCAACTCGCTGCTCCGATCCTCGCGCTGCATCCCGGTGCGGGCGGGCGCGCCAAGCGCTGGGACATCGCCGGCTTCGTGCAGGTGGCGCACTGGTGGCGGTCGCGCGGCGGGTCGGTGGCCACGATCGCCGGGCCGGCCGAGGCCGGTGAGCCCCCGGCCCTCGGTGCGCCTGAGGTGCGGGACTGGCCGCTCGTGGACCTCGCCGCCGTCCTCGCGCGCGCGGCGCTCTACCTCGGCAACGACAGCGGCGTGAGCCACCTGGCCGGCGCGGTCGGCGCGTCGGGCGTGGTGCTCTTCGGGCCGACGGACCCGCGCCGCTGGCGGCCGCTCGGCCGGCGCCTGGTGGCGCTCGGCGCGCGCGGCGGCGGTCCCGACGGGATCCCGCTCGCGGCCCTACCGGCGGCGCGGGTGATCGCCGCGTGCGCGCGGCGGTTCGCCTTGACAAGGGGGGACCCCGACACTAACGTCCGTACGTACGACCTCACCGGACGCTCCTGA
- the cysK gene encoding cysteine synthase A: MPLPSYVARSPLDLIGSTPVVRLTRLPQLDGVGAQVWAKLENFNPAGSVKDRICRAMIEAAERDGLIRPGGTIIEPTSGNTGIGLALVASVKGYRLVLTMPDTMSEERRALLVAYGATLVLTPDTKGMHGAIRKAEEMLAEHPDWYMPQQFTNPANPEIHRRTTAREILAQLPQVDAFVAGVGTGGTITGVGQVLRSERPDVRIYAVEPAASPVLSGGEPGFHHIQGIGAGFVPEILDTAIYDEVIAVPDEEAVKHTRALARYEGLLVGISSGAACAAATRVARKLGRGAVVLTVFPDTGERYLTTDLFHAEGI, translated from the coding sequence ATGCCGCTCCCGTCCTACGTCGCCCGCTCACCCCTCGACCTGATCGGCTCGACGCCGGTCGTCCGCCTGACGCGCCTGCCGCAGCTCGACGGCGTCGGCGCCCAGGTGTGGGCGAAGCTCGAGAACTTCAACCCGGCCGGGAGCGTGAAGGACCGCATCTGCCGCGCCATGATCGAGGCGGCCGAGCGCGACGGGCTCATCCGGCCGGGCGGCACGATCATCGAGCCGACGAGCGGGAACACCGGCATCGGCCTCGCGCTGGTGGCGTCGGTCAAGGGCTACCGCCTCGTGCTCACCATGCCGGACACCATGAGCGAGGAGCGTCGCGCCCTCCTCGTCGCCTACGGGGCGACGCTCGTGCTCACGCCCGACACCAAGGGCATGCACGGCGCCATCCGCAAGGCCGAGGAGATGCTCGCCGAGCACCCCGACTGGTACATGCCGCAGCAGTTCACGAATCCCGCCAACCCGGAGATCCACCGCCGCACGACCGCGCGCGAGATCCTGGCCCAGCTCCCGCAGGTCGACGCCTTCGTGGCCGGGGTCGGCACGGGCGGCACCATCACCGGCGTCGGGCAGGTACTGCGCAGCGAGCGTCCCGACGTGCGTATCTACGCCGTCGAGCCGGCCGCGTCGCCCGTGCTCTCGGGCGGCGAGCCGGGCTTTCACCACATCCAGGGGATCGGCGCGGGCTTCGTGCCCGAGATCCTCGACACCGCCATCTACGACGAGGTGATCGCGGTCCCGGACGAGGAAGCCGTAAAGCACACGCGCGCGCTGGCGCGCTACGAAGGGCTCCTGGTCGGCATCTCCTCCGGGGCAGCGTGCGCGGCGGCGACCCGCGTCGCGCGGAAGCTCGGACGGGGCGCCGTGGTACTCACCGTCTTCCCCGACACCGGTGAGCGCTACCTCACCACCGACCTCTTCCACGCCGAGGGAATCTGA
- the larE gene encoding ATP-dependent sacrificial sulfur transferase LarE: MEVAPKLDRLRGLLADLPSALVAFSGGVDSSFLLRVAHEVLGERCLALTTVSPTMPADDLAAARELAARLGVAHLLVEANELDIPGYAENPANRCYFCKDHLFTICVAEAGRRGLAAVLDGANLDDLRDHRPGLQAAAERGVRHVLVEAGLGKADIRAASRALGLPTWDRPASPCLSSRFPYGTRITLEDLQRVEAAERFLRARGLRELRVRFHDQVARLEVPVAEMPRLLEPTMREEVVRELKRLGFTYVALDLQGFRSGSLNEPLRS, from the coding sequence ATGGAGGTGGCGCCGAAGCTCGACCGGCTGCGCGGGCTCCTCGCCGACCTGCCCTCCGCCCTGGTCGCCTTCTCGGGCGGGGTCGATTCGAGCTTCCTCCTGCGCGTCGCCCACGAGGTGCTCGGCGAGCGTTGCCTCGCGCTCACCACCGTCTCGCCGACCATGCCGGCGGACGACCTGGCGGCGGCCAGGGAGCTGGCGGCACGGCTCGGCGTCGCGCACCTCCTGGTCGAGGCGAACGAGCTCGACATTCCGGGCTACGCGGAAAACCCGGCCAACCGCTGCTACTTCTGCAAGGACCACCTGTTCACCATCTGCGTGGCCGAGGCGGGCCGGCGCGGGCTCGCGGCCGTGCTCGACGGCGCCAACCTCGACGACCTGCGCGACCACCGGCCGGGCCTCCAGGCGGCGGCCGAGCGCGGCGTCCGGCACGTGCTGGTCGAGGCCGGGCTCGGCAAGGCCGACATCCGGGCGGCGAGCCGGGCACTCGGCCTCCCCACCTGGGACCGGCCGGCGAGCCCATGCCTCTCCTCGCGCTTCCCGTACGGCACGCGCATCACGCTCGAGGACCTCCAGCGCGTGGAGGCCGCCGAGCGCTTTCTGCGGGCCCGGGGCCTCCGCGAGCTGCGCGTCCGCTTCCACGATCAGGTCGCGCGCCTGGAGGTTCCCGTCGCCGAAATGCCCCGCCTCCTCGAGCCGACGATGCGCGAAGAGGTGGTGCGCGAGCTGAAACGCCTCGGCTTCACCTACGTCGCCCTAGACCTCCAGGGCTTCCGCAGCGGCAGCCTCAACGAGCCCCTGCGCTCATAA
- a CDS encoding CarD family transcriptional regulator, which yields MVGTFKVGEKVVYPAHGVGVIEGVQTKVISGSERKFYMLRIIDSDMTIMIPTENVQSVGLRRIIGKDMVAKVYKILRDKKVEIDQQTWNRRYREYTEKIKTGSVLEIAKVLRDLFVLKGDKELSFGERKMLDTARNLLVKELAIAKSHSEEKIMEELRGIFAN from the coding sequence ATGGTCGGTACGTTCAAAGTTGGTGAGAAGGTCGTCTACCCGGCGCACGGCGTCGGCGTCATCGAGGGGGTCCAGACCAAGGTCATCTCCGGCAGCGAGCGTAAATTCTACATGCTGCGCATCATCGACAGCGACATGACCATCATGATCCCGACCGAGAACGTCCAGTCGGTCGGGCTCCGCCGCATCATCGGCAAGGACATGGTTGCCAAGGTCTACAAGATCCTGCGCGACAAGAAGGTCGAGATCGACCAGCAGACCTGGAACCGCCGCTACCGGGAGTACACCGAGAAGATCAAGACCGGCAGCGTGCTCGAGATCGCCAAGGTGCTGCGCGATCTCTTCGTGCTGAAGGGGGACAAGGAGCTCTCCTTCGGCGAGCGCAAGATGCTCGACACCGCCCGCAACCTCCTCGTCAAGGAGCTCGCCATTGCGAAGTCGCACAGCGAGGAGAAGATCATGGAGGAGCTGCGGGGCATCTTCGCGAACTGA